A genomic segment from Parolsenella catena encodes:
- a CDS encoding SDR family oxidoreductase, translated as MRQRIAITGANGYLASLVQRYNAERFEFVRVSRADVDYTKPDEVARFFSDLDFDLLFHTAANATTADCESDPHGTHLVNCDSAIEIAKVCESRGKRMLFISTEQLFNGKSEPGPFDEDVEPNCVTNYGQQKAEVDAWLQENSSDHVTLRLSWMFGMAMPGVKPSPGIVGNVLKALRTETPTKFTVNEKRCMTYAQQLADNFGKICELPSGTYHFAAANGTGADDGLSTYECAKVVARKFGYDDDRIERFILPNHDRYTDRFRDFRLDASKLASHGIELGAFEANVDRCLSDFGWN; from the coding sequence ATGAGACAGCGCATTGCAATCACCGGGGCAAACGGGTATCTCGCGAGCCTCGTGCAGCGCTACAACGCGGAGCGCTTTGAGTTCGTTCGCGTGAGCCGCGCCGACGTGGACTACACGAAGCCGGACGAGGTGGCGCGGTTCTTTAGCGACCTTGACTTTGACCTGCTGTTTCACACGGCGGCAAACGCCACGACGGCAGACTGCGAGAGCGATCCGCACGGCACGCACCTCGTGAACTGCGACTCGGCCATTGAGATCGCGAAGGTATGCGAGAGCCGTGGCAAGCGCATGCTGTTCATCTCCACCGAGCAGTTGTTCAACGGCAAGAGCGAGCCGGGCCCGTTTGACGAGGATGTGGAGCCAAACTGCGTCACCAACTACGGACAGCAGAAGGCCGAGGTTGACGCATGGCTGCAGGAGAACTCAAGCGACCACGTCACGCTGCGCCTTTCTTGGATGTTCGGCATGGCCATGCCTGGGGTCAAGCCCTCCCCCGGCATCGTGGGCAACGTGCTAAAGGCGTTGCGCACCGAAACCCCTACGAAGTTTACCGTGAACGAGAAGCGCTGCATGACCTATGCGCAGCAGCTCGCTGACAACTTCGGCAAGATCTGCGAGCTTCCGAGCGGGACGTATCACTTTGCCGCCGCAAACGGCACGGGAGCGGACGATGGCCTGAGCACCTATGAGTGCGCCAAGGTCGTAGCACGCAAGTTTGGCTACGACGACGACAGGATTGAGCGGTTCATCCTACCGAACCACGATCGCTATACGGATCGTTTCCGCGATTTCCGCCTCGACGCGAGCAAGCTTGCCAGTCATGGCATTGAGCTTGGGGCTTTCGAGGCAAACGTCGACCGTTGTCTGAGCGATTTTGGCTGGAACTAG
- a CDS encoding class I mannose-6-phosphate isomerase: MGPILLEPTYISPIWGGTRISEARGLPHGGDVNNGEAFDVSAHEGICTTVANGPCAGMKFDEFLARYHDEVIGDLDDEATIQVVSMDPKEFLSVQVHPDEAYAQAAEGDHEKAESWYILHAEPGAELIAGCSTDDVDALRAAAADDTIGNRYGKRVEMHEGDFILIPAGTMHALGPGIFAVEIGSFGNTTYRLCDWGRGRELHVEKGFDVLKTSNEPSVRHLGLYDESAGTRVRTGVEHALFTSNVVDVVGEWSCEGTERYQVLTCVHGNAVIETDEGTVELPYTMSAVIPACTGSYTVRGNCRVLQSYRP, from the coding sequence ATGGGACCAATTCTTCTCGAGCCCACCTACATCTCCCCCATCTGGGGAGGCACGCGCATCTCCGAGGCGCGGGGCCTGCCGCACGGCGGTGACGTCAACAATGGCGAGGCGTTCGACGTCTCGGCGCACGAGGGCATCTGCACCACGGTGGCAAACGGGCCGTGCGCCGGCATGAAGTTCGACGAGTTCCTCGCCCGTTACCACGACGAGGTCATCGGCGACCTCGACGACGAGGCGACGATCCAGGTGGTCTCCATGGACCCGAAGGAGTTCCTCTCCGTACAGGTCCACCCCGACGAGGCGTACGCCCAGGCCGCCGAGGGCGATCACGAGAAGGCCGAGAGCTGGTACATCCTGCACGCCGAGCCCGGCGCGGAGCTCATCGCCGGCTGCTCGACGGATGACGTCGACGCCCTGCGCGCCGCAGCGGCGGACGACACGATTGGCAACCGCTACGGCAAGCGCGTCGAGATGCACGAGGGTGACTTCATCCTCATCCCGGCGGGGACCATGCACGCGCTTGGCCCGGGGATCTTTGCCGTTGAGATTGGCTCGTTTGGCAACACGACGTACCGGCTGTGCGACTGGGGACGCGGGCGCGAGCTGCACGTTGAGAAGGGCTTTGACGTACTCAAGACCAGCAACGAGCCAAGCGTTCGCCACCTCGGGCTCTATGACGAGAGCGCGGGCACGCGCGTGCGCACGGGTGTCGAGCACGCACTGTTCACCTCGAACGTCGTGGACGTCGTGGGCGAGTGGAGCTGCGAGGGCACCGAGCGCTACCAGGTGCTCACGTGCGTCCACGGCAACGCGGTCATTGAGACCGACGAGGGCACGGTTGAGCTTCCCTACACGATGTCTGCCGTGATTCCGGCGTGCACGGGCAGCTATACCGTTCGCGGGAACTGCCGCGTGCTTCAGAGCTATCGGCCGTAG
- the deoC gene encoding deoxyribose-phosphate aldolase, giving the protein MSRWTLDDLARLVDHTNLHADATEADMAKLCDEAKAYHFKMVAINQVQSKFCSEYLAGTDIHTGAAIAFPLGQTSIAAKVNETKDAIANGANEIDYVVNLTQVKAGNWDYIKNEMTQIVEVCREASKGRDEEIPSKVIFENCLLTDDEKVKLAEIAREVEPTFIKTSTGFSTGGATVEDVKLMKAHCGDKVQVKAAGGIRDADTFLDMVRAGATRIGCSAGMPIIDELKRRFEEQGIDSIEL; this is encoded by the coding sequence ATGTCACGTTGGACCCTCGACGATCTCGCTCGTCTCGTTGACCACACGAACCTGCACGCAGACGCAACCGAGGCAGATATGGCCAAGCTCTGCGACGAGGCCAAGGCCTATCACTTCAAGATGGTCGCCATCAACCAGGTTCAGTCCAAGTTCTGCTCCGAGTACCTCGCTGGCACCGATATCCACACCGGCGCCGCCATCGCGTTCCCCCTTGGCCAGACGTCCATCGCCGCCAAGGTCAACGAGACCAAGGACGCCATCGCCAATGGTGCCAACGAGATCGACTACGTCGTGAACCTCACGCAGGTCAAGGCCGGCAACTGGGACTACATCAAGAATGAGATGACCCAGATCGTCGAGGTCTGCCGCGAGGCCAGCAAGGGCCGCGACGAGGAGATTCCCTCCAAGGTCATCTTCGAGAACTGCCTACTCACCGATGACGAGAAGGTCAAGCTCGCAGAGATCGCCCGCGAGGTTGAGCCCACGTTCATCAAGACGAGCACCGGCTTCTCCACCGGCGGTGCCACCGTCGAGGACGTGAAGCTCATGAAGGCTCACTGCGGCGACAAGGTCCAGGTCAAGGCCGCCGGCGGTATTCGTGACGCCGACACGTTCCTCGACATGGTTCGCGCCGGCGCCACGCGCATTGGCTGCTCGGCCGGCATGCCCATCATCGACGAGCTCAAGCGTCGCTTTGAGGAGCAGGGCATCGACTCCATCGAGCTGTAG
- a CDS encoding PTS sugar transporter subunit IIA, translating to MNILLTSHGSLCEGLLDAFHMMAAGADHVSAVSLTDTGIDDFRDRLTARVNELLAQGDLLILADLLGGTPYNEAYALFLTNPEHIRLVAGANFSMLLEAGVLAMSSDDLDAVASAALTAGSAGVVAAEMPADASDDDEDDLF from the coding sequence ATGAACATATTGCTTACATCACATGGCAGCCTCTGCGAGGGACTCCTTGACGCTTTTCATATGATGGCCGCGGGCGCCGATCACGTGAGCGCCGTGAGCCTTACGGACACGGGCATCGATGACTTCCGCGACCGTCTCACCGCGCGTGTCAATGAGCTGCTCGCCCAGGGCGACCTGCTCATCCTCGCCGACCTTCTCGGCGGCACGCCGTACAACGAGGCATACGCCCTGTTCCTCACCAATCCCGAGCACATCAGGCTCGTGGCGGGCGCCAACTTCTCGATGCTTCTCGAGGCTGGCGTGCTCGCGATGAGCTCTGACGACCTTGACGCGGTTGCTTCCGCCGCGCTCACGGCCGGGTCTGCTGGCGTCGTGGCTGCGGAGATGCCTGCGGACGCCTCGGATGATGACGAGGACGACCTGTTCTAG
- a CDS encoding PTS system mannose/fructose/N-acetylgalactosamine-transporter subunit IIB translates to MAITLARVDDRVIHGQTMTRWVAKKPVDSIIVISDKVAADELRKKVLKAAAANLKLGIYNVEQGVKALEKVHASSKNFYIISDSTTGFADIVRAGGNFGPVLNIGNLNGARPDTKPMGNAVCLNDDDVVALDYLEEQGVKVEFQLIPDNSPVTWPAMKAKYQSA, encoded by the coding sequence ATGGCAATCACTCTCGCTCGCGTTGACGACCGTGTCATTCACGGCCAGACCATGACCCGTTGGGTCGCCAAGAAGCCCGTCGACTCGATCATCGTCATCAGCGACAAGGTCGCCGCGGACGAACTGCGCAAGAAGGTCCTCAAGGCCGCGGCCGCCAACCTCAAGCTTGGCATCTACAACGTCGAGCAGGGCGTCAAGGCCCTCGAGAAGGTCCACGCCTCCAGCAAGAACTTCTACATCATCTCTGACTCCACGACCGGCTTTGCCGACATCGTGCGTGCCGGTGGCAACTTTGGCCCCGTGCTCAACATCGGCAACCTCAACGGCGCCCGCCCCGACACCAAGCCCATGGGCAACGCCGTGTGCCTGAACGACGATGACGTCGTGGCCCTCGACTACCTCGAGGAGCAGGGTGTGAAGGTCGAGTTCCAGCTGATCCCGGACAACTCGCCCGTCACCTGGCCGGCCATGAAGGCCAAGTACCAGTCCGCCTAG